The proteins below are encoded in one region of Styela clava chromosome 4, kaStyClav1.hap1.2, whole genome shotgun sequence:
- the LOC120325703 gene encoding uncharacterized protein LOC120325703 isoform X1 translates to MATCKTQAAPILDESDDDSFEELDVDNTDDQVTCIFTGEPFSSPLAYYTALKNNHGFDIWQIALCDLSLDFFGYVKVINFLRKKYFKKSPPSSEELSAQKSEWVIDDYLKPVIENDPLLRFMLDDGSDFDSEDETDFTSNLNATISNNPDGDNKMSEIQILHEKLKKSEKERENLSIKLTAASNQISQMKSFMQDIILTGDVGIYRPVAACRQDTSVYEEEEYEDAGYFGTYSHHDIHAEMLQDTVRTNSYKDVIFNNKERFVDKIVLDVGCGTGILSMFAAKAGAKHVYGIDMSEIAFQAMDIVKENNLDDRITILKGRVEEVDLPVSNVDIIISEWMGYFLLYESMLDSVLYARDKWLVPTGELFPNHCSISLIAIHDDKLVSSNVTFWKDVYGFKMSCLRKQVLSEATIQALNPSSVMSEPCVVHRINVGNVQSKNLNYKSDFSLKIIKSGSFSAIAGYFDIFQNHSDKSDLMFSTSPCCTPTHWKQAVFFLDESMNVSEGDIIHGKIDCHKNVKDPRSLVISLTVNDKTQLYKIE, encoded by the coding sequence ATGGCCACATGCAAGACCCAAGCTGCTCCGATTCTCGATGAAAGTGATGATGATTCATTTGAGGAGCTTGATGTGGACAACACAGATGATCAAGTGACTTGTATCTTTACAGGTGAACCCTTTTCATCACCATTAGCATATTACACTGCACTGAAGAACAACCATGGATTTGATATCTGGCAGATCGCTCTTTGTGACTTATCGTTAGACTTTTTCGGTTATGTAAAAGTAATCAactttttgagaaaaaaatattttaaaaaatcccCACCTTCGAGTGAGGAGTTGAGTGCTCAAAAATCTGAGTGGGTTATTGACGATTACCTCAAACCAGTTATAGAAAATGATCCTCTATTGCGATTTATGCTCGACGATGGATCGGATTTTGACAGTGAAGATGAAACTGATTTTACGTCAAATCTAAATGCGACAATTTCAAATAATCCTGATGGCGATAACAAAATGTCTGAAATTCAAATTCTTCATGAAaagcttaaaaaaagtgaaaaagaaAGGGAAAACTTATCTATTAAATTGACAGCAGCATCGAATCAAATTTCGCAAATGAAATCTTTCATGCAAGATATTATACTCACAGGAGACGTGGGTATATATCGTCCTGTTGCTGCGTGTCGTCAAGATACTTCTGTTTATGAAGAAGAAGAATATGAAGATGCAGGTTATTTTGGAACATACTCACATCATGATATTCATGCCGAAATGCTTCAAGATACTGTCAGAACAAATTCATATAAAGATGTCATATTTAACAACAAAGAGCGTTTTGTGGATAAAATTGTATTAGATGTTGGCTGCGGAACTGGAATATTATCTATGTTTGCTGCAAAAGCAGGTGCAAAACACGTTTACGGCATTGATATGTCTGAAATCGCGTTTCAGGCAATGGATATTGTCAAAGAAAATAATCTTGATGACAGAATAACGATACTCAAAGGTCGTGTAGAAGAAGTCGATCTTCCTGTTTCGAATGTGGATATTATTATTTCCGAGTGGATGggttattttttgttatatgAATCTATGCTTGATTCTGTGCTTTATGCTAGGGATAAATGGCTTGTTCCGACTGGTGAACTTTTTCCTAACCATTGTTCAATATCTCTCATAGCCATTCACGATGATAAACTTGTGTCTAGCAATGTCACTTTTTGGAAAGACGTATATGGTTTCAAAATGTCTTGTCTTCGAAAACAAGTTTTATCTGAAGCAACAATTCAAGCGTTAAATCCTTCTTCTGTCATGTCCGAACCATGCGTGGTCCATAGAATTAATGTTGGAAATGTTCAATCGAAAAATCTTAATTATAAATctgatttttctttgaaaataataaaatctggatCATTTTCTGCTATTGCTGGCTATTTTGACATCTTCCAAAATCATTCGGATAAAAGCGACCTAATGTTTTCAACGTCACCTTGTTGTACCCCCACTCACTGGAAACAAGCTGTCTTCTTTCTAGATGAAAGTATGAATGTGTCTGAGGGAGATATTATTCATGGAAAAATAGATTGTCATAAAAATGTCAAAGATCCCCGATCTCTTGTTATATCGTTGACTGTCAATGATAAGACACAATTATATAAGATTGAATAA
- the LOC120325703 gene encoding protein arginine N-methyltransferase 3-like isoform X2: MATCKTQAAPILDESDDDSFEELDVDNTDDQVTCIFTGDVGIYRPVAACRQDTSVYEEEEYEDAGYFGTYSHHDIHAEMLQDTVRTNSYKDVIFNNKERFVDKIVLDVGCGTGILSMFAAKAGAKHVYGIDMSEIAFQAMDIVKENNLDDRITILKGRVEEVDLPVSNVDIIISEWMGYFLLYESMLDSVLYARDKWLVPTGELFPNHCSISLIAIHDDKLVSSNVTFWKDVYGFKMSCLRKQVLSEATIQALNPSSVMSEPCVVHRINVGNVQSKNLNYKSDFSLKIIKSGSFSAIAGYFDIFQNHSDKSDLMFSTSPCCTPTHWKQAVFFLDESMNVSEGDIIHGKIDCHKNVKDPRSLVISLTVNDKTQLYKIE; this comes from the exons ATGGCCACATGCAAGACCCAAGCTGCTCCGATTCTCGATGAAAGTGATGATGATTCATTTGAGGAGCTTGATGTGGACAACACAGATGATCAAGTGACTTGTATCTTTACAG GAGACGTGGGTATATATCGTCCTGTTGCTGCGTGTCGTCAAGATACTTCTGTTTATGAAGAAGAAGAATATGAAGATGCAGGTTATTTTGGAACATACTCACATCATGATATTCATGCCGAAATGCTTCAAGATACTGTCAGAACAAATTCATATAAAGATGTCATATTTAACAACAAAGAGCGTTTTGTGGATAAAATTGTATTAGATGTTGGCTGCGGAACTGGAATATTATCTATGTTTGCTGCAAAAGCAGGTGCAAAACACGTTTACGGCATTGATATGTCTGAAATCGCGTTTCAGGCAATGGATATTGTCAAAGAAAATAATCTTGATGACAGAATAACGATACTCAAAGGTCGTGTAGAAGAAGTCGATCTTCCTGTTTCGAATGTGGATATTATTATTTCCGAGTGGATGggttattttttgttatatgAATCTATGCTTGATTCTGTGCTTTATGCTAGGGATAAATGGCTTGTTCCGACTGGTGAACTTTTTCCTAACCATTGTTCAATATCTCTCATAGCCATTCACGATGATAAACTTGTGTCTAGCAATGTCACTTTTTGGAAAGACGTATATGGTTTCAAAATGTCTTGTCTTCGAAAACAAGTTTTATCTGAAGCAACAATTCAAGCGTTAAATCCTTCTTCTGTCATGTCCGAACCATGCGTGGTCCATAGAATTAATGTTGGAAATGTTCAATCGAAAAATCTTAATTATAAATctgatttttctttgaaaataataaaatctggatCATTTTCTGCTATTGCTGGCTATTTTGACATCTTCCAAAATCATTCGGATAAAAGCGACCTAATGTTTTCAACGTCACCTTGTTGTACCCCCACTCACTGGAAACAAGCTGTCTTCTTTCTAGATGAAAGTATGAATGTGTCTGAGGGAGATATTATTCATGGAAAAATAGATTGTCATAAAAATGTCAAAGATCCCCGATCTCTTGTTATATCGTTGACTGTCAATGATAAGACACAATTATATAAGATTGAATAA
- the LOC120325704 gene encoding general transcription factor IIH subunit 3-like — MAEDSQLLVIIFDVNPVWWGLKALQGRAQIARCLDCLLLFVNSYMMLHHENKLAVLASHTSQTKYLYPKREESSQKKDGEDHQKFTAINDTIIEEFKSLMTTKLNESNIRSDSLIAGSMTVALCYINKLHRESRMGEKTRSRILVIKAADDAAAQYMSFMNVIFAAQKHQIVIDSCVLGQDSGLLQQACDMTGGIYMKIPNQESLLQYLLTAFLVNPDLRKQSLTLTSSTEKRSGVDYRAACFCHRSLVDVGFVCSVCLSIFCQFSPICSTCETAFKPPPSLGLKSKRKKRAAHNGRSTT, encoded by the exons ATGGCTGAAGATAGTCAGCTTCTTGTTATAATATTTGATGTGAATCCAGTATGGTGGGGCTTGAAAGCATTACAAGGGAGAGCACAGATAGCAAGATGCTTGGATTGTTTGCTACTTTTTGTGAATTCTTATATGATGTTGCATCATGAAAATAAACTGGCAGTCTTGGCCAGTCACACATCTCAAAC aaaatatttatatcccAAACGAGAGGAATCATCTCAAAAA aaAGATGGCGAAGATCACCAAAAATTTACGGCCATAAATGACACAATCATTGAAGAGTTCAAATCACTGATGActacaaaattaaatgaaagtaatattcGAAGTGATTCCTTAATCGCAGGATCTATGACTGTTGCACTCTGCT ATATCAACAAATTACACAGGGAGTCACGAATGGGAGAGAAAACAAGATCTCGTATACTTGTCATCAAAGCTGCAGATGATGCCGCTGCTCAATATATGAGTTTTATGAATGTAATATTCGCAG caCAAAAGCATCAAATTGTGATCGATTCCTGTGTGTTGGGGCAGGATTCTGGTTTATTACAACAAGCATGTGACATGACAGGGGGGATATATATGAAGATTCCTAATCAAGAGTCACTTTTACAGTATTTATTg ACTGCTTTTCTTGTCAATCCCGATCTTAGAAAACAAAGTTTAACTCTGACTTCATCAACAGAAAAAAGAAGTGGTGTTGACTACAGAGCTGCTTGTTTTTGTCATCGTAGTCTCGTCGATGTCGGTTTTGTCTGTTCTGTATGTTTGTCAATATTTTGTCAGTTTAGTCCTATCTGCTCTACATGTGAAACTGCTTTTAAACCACCTCCTTCGCTTGGACTGAAAAGTAAAAGGAAGAAACGGGCTGCTCACAATGGCCGCTCTACAACATGA